One Polaribacter sp. KT25b DNA segment encodes these proteins:
- a CDS encoding DEAD/DEAH box helicase: MTFKDLDLSNQLQYAIDDLRFESPTPIQEQAFSVIRSGKDVVGIAQTGTGKTFGYMLPILRDLKFLKTQHPRVLVLVPTRELVLQVVDEIEKLAKYLNVRVLGVYGGANINTQKQGIAQGQDIIVATPGRLYDLALSNVLKLKTIQKLVIDEVDVMLDLGFRFQLMNIFDLLQERRQNILFSATMTEDVDALIDDFFKNPEKISVAVSGTPLDNIEQVSYNIPNFFTKVNLLHHFLKDRQTFHKVLIFVAFKRSADLLFKHLEEVFGNELCIIHSNKTQNYRIRSIRQFEEGKNRILLATDVMARGLDFDNVSHVINFDTPDFPENYMHRIGRTGRAEKAGKTILFSTEKEQEGKVLIEELMDYKIPVIELPESVEISKLLTEDERPKEDNGQSKNRTALEYVPGPAFHEKSEKNSKTNQGGSYRREIAKKYKKPKTRGDKNYNLRNKKK, translated from the coding sequence ATGACTTTTAAAGATTTAGATTTATCAAATCAGTTGCAATATGCAATTGATGACTTGCGTTTTGAGAGCCCAACGCCAATTCAAGAGCAAGCATTTTCTGTAATTAGATCTGGTAAAGATGTAGTTGGTATTGCACAAACAGGTACAGGAAAAACATTTGGTTACATGTTACCAATTTTAAGAGATTTAAAATTTTTAAAAACGCAGCATCCAAGAGTTTTAGTTTTAGTGCCAACTCGTGAATTGGTTTTGCAAGTTGTAGATGAAATAGAAAAATTAGCAAAATACTTAAATGTTCGTGTTTTAGGAGTTTATGGTGGTGCTAATATTAACACTCAAAAACAAGGAATTGCTCAAGGTCAAGATATTATTGTGGCAACTCCTGGACGGTTATATGATTTGGCTTTAAGTAATGTTTTAAAGCTAAAAACGATTCAGAAATTAGTGATTGATGAAGTAGATGTTATGCTAGATTTAGGTTTTAGATTTCAGCTGATGAATATTTTTGATTTGTTACAAGAGCGAAGACAAAATATTTTGTTTTCTGCAACCATGACAGAAGATGTAGATGCTTTAATTGATGATTTTTTTAAAAATCCTGAAAAGATTTCTGTAGCAGTTAGCGGAACTCCCTTAGATAATATTGAGCAAGTTTCTTACAATATTCCTAACTTTTTTACGAAAGTTAATTTATTACATCACTTTTTAAAAGATAGACAAACGTTTCATAAAGTGCTAATCTTTGTTGCTTTTAAAAGAAGTGCAGATTTGCTTTTTAAACATTTAGAAGAAGTTTTTGGCAATGAATTGTGTATTATTCATTCTAATAAAACACAAAATTATAGAATACGCTCTATTCGTCAATTTGAAGAAGGGAAAAATAGAATCTTATTAGCTACAGATGTAATGGCACGTGGGTTAGATTTTGATAATGTAAGTCATGTTATTAATTTTGATACTCCAGATTTTCCAGAAAATTACATGCACAGAATTGGTAGAACTGGTAGAGCAGAAAAAGCCGGTAAAACCATTTTATTTTCTACAGAAAAAGAGCAAGAAGGTAAAGTTCTTATAGAGGAATTAATGGATTACAAGATTCCTGTTATCGAACTTCCTGAAAGTGTAGAAATTTCGAAATTATTAACGGAAGATGAGCGTCCAAAAGAAGATAATGGGCAATCTAAAAACAGAACAGCTTTAGAATATGTTCCTGGGCCAGCTTTTCATGAAAAGAGCGAAAAGAACAGTAAAACCAATCAAGGTGGTTCTTATAGAAGAGAAATTGCTAAAAAATATAAGAAACCAAAAACAAGAGGAGATAAAAACTATAATTTACGTAATAAGAAAAAGTAA
- a CDS encoding Na(+)-translocating NADH-quinone reductase subunit F, which translates to MHILNAQELHNLAMNIVGEKLQEMGYEFQAINSQLKRHPQFVLFKKGEPTIFVLVKASNNLQNPHEYDVLWMETFKEHAKKQNAKVWFAGVGIANAESVESPVFKDQPYYVAFEDFLKILE; encoded by the coding sequence ATGCATATTTTAAACGCGCAAGAATTGCATAATTTGGCTATGAATATTGTTGGCGAAAAGTTGCAAGAAATGGGTTATGAGTTTCAGGCAATTAATAGCCAGTTAAAAAGGCATCCACAGTTTGTGTTATTTAAAAAAGGAGAACCTACTATTTTTGTGTTGGTAAAAGCTTCTAATAACTTGCAAAACCCACATGAATACGATGTTCTTTGGATGGAAACTTTTAAAGAACACGCAAAAAAACAAAATGCTAAAGTTTGGTTTGCAGGTGTTGGAATTGCAAATGCAGAAAGTGTAGAAAGTCCGGTTTTTAAAGACCAACCTTATTATGTAGCTTTTGAAGATTTTTTGAAGATTTTGGAGTAA
- a CDS encoding OmpA family protein has product MKKISILLLTAILASSCVTKKKFVDLETEHELTKSELVDLKANLQKCLIDNEKESTKVFTLLEKIKYLQEDKKTALKQVENLTVLTQSSSDNIKTVISQLSEKDKYINGIRKAMTQKDSLNLAIKFHLTKNLTDGIQDEDIEVNVEKTVVFISISDKLLFKSGSYNVNNKAYSVLEKIAKVINDQPAMEVMIEGHTDTTPIKRNLIQDNWDLSALRATSITRILQYKYGVKPERLIAAGRSQYIPLAPNDSAANKAKNRRTKIIIMPKLNQFFELLEQDANN; this is encoded by the coding sequence ATGAAAAAAATATCAATATTATTATTAACTGCTATTTTAGCAAGTTCTTGTGTAACTAAAAAAAAGTTTGTTGATTTAGAAACAGAACATGAATTAACAAAATCAGAATTAGTAGATTTAAAAGCTAATTTACAAAAATGTTTAATTGACAACGAAAAAGAATCTACCAAAGTTTTTACTTTATTAGAAAAAATAAAATATTTACAAGAAGACAAAAAAACAGCTTTAAAACAAGTTGAAAACTTAACTGTTTTAACGCAATCTTCTTCTGATAATATAAAAACTGTTATTTCTCAATTAAGTGAAAAAGACAAATATATTAACGGAATTAGAAAAGCAATGACTCAAAAAGATTCTTTAAATCTTGCTATCAAGTTTCACTTAACTAAAAACTTAACAGATGGTATTCAAGATGAAGACATTGAAGTTAATGTTGAAAAAACTGTTGTTTTTATCTCAATCTCAGACAAATTATTATTTAAAAGCGGAAGCTATAATGTAAATAATAAAGCTTACTCTGTATTAGAAAAAATTGCAAAAGTAATTAACGATCAACCTGCAATGGAGGTTATGATTGAAGGTCATACAGATACAACACCTATTAAGAGAAATTTAATTCAAGATAACTGGGATCTATCTGCTTTAAGAGCAACTTCTATTACAAGAATTTTACAATATAAATACGGCGTAAAACCAGAGAGATTAATTGCTGCTGGTAGAAGTCAATATATTCCTTTAGCACCAAATGATTCTGCAGCTAATAAAGCTAAAAACAGAAGAACAAAAATTATTATCATGCCTAAATTAAATCAATTCTTCGAGTTGTTAGAGCAAGATGCAAATAATTAA